A genomic stretch from Methylophilus medardicus includes:
- the gluQRS gene encoding tRNA glutamyl-Q(34) synthetase GluQRS: MVVGRFAPSPTGPLHFGSLVAAVASYCDAKSRHGQWLLRIEDVDQTRCLPNVSDDIISTLQRFGFEWDAEIIYQSQRTDLYAQALSQLRQQGLAYPCTCSRKEIADSSTLQGIEGILYPGTCLVQPVKPGTAAAWRIKTDAQTIQFHDRIQGVQQHQMRRDIGDFVIQRADGLFSYQLAVAVDDALQGIMHVVRGADLLHSTTRQIYLQQQLGFPTPTYAHIGLVRNAQGQKLSKQTLAAALPSDNLVSTLRSAFDFLPQLPNPTPALQSMPALWQWAIESWQLH; encoded by the coding sequence ATGGTGGTTGGCCGCTTTGCCCCCTCTCCCACCGGGCCTTTGCATTTTGGCTCTTTGGTCGCCGCCGTTGCCAGTTATTGTGATGCAAAAAGTCGCCATGGCCAGTGGTTATTGCGGATTGAGGATGTGGATCAGACCCGATGCCTACCCAATGTCAGCGATGACATCATCAGCACCTTGCAACGCTTCGGTTTTGAATGGGATGCTGAGATTATTTATCAAAGCCAGCGCACTGATCTATACGCGCAGGCGCTCTCACAATTACGCCAGCAAGGTCTAGCTTACCCTTGCACCTGTTCACGCAAAGAAATTGCCGATTCAAGCACTTTGCAAGGCATAGAGGGCATCCTCTATCCGGGCACATGCTTAGTGCAGCCAGTGAAACCGGGTACAGCTGCCGCTTGGCGCATCAAAACCGACGCACAAACCATCCAGTTTCACGACCGTATCCAAGGCGTGCAACAGCACCAAATGCGTCGGGATATCGGCGATTTTGTCATTCAACGCGCCGATGGCTTATTTAGTTACCAACTGGCCGTGGCCGTGGATGATGCCTTGCAAGGCATCATGCATGTGGTGCGCGGGGCAGATTTATTACATTCCACGACGCGACAAATATATTTGCAACAACAACTTGGCTTCCCCACACCCACCTATGCGCACATTGGATTGGTGCGCAATGCACAAGGCCAAAAGCTCAGCAAACAAACTCTGGCGGCGGCTTTACCTAGCGATAACCTTGTCAGCACATTACGCAGTGCCTTTGACTTTTTACCTCAACTCCCGAACCCAACACCCGCGCTGCAGTCTATGCCTGCACTGTGGCAATGGGCGATCGAGTCCTGGCAATTGCATTAA
- a CDS encoding glycine zipper domain-containing protein, with product MKHYISFKVLSVFLLLSTQVMADNLETGLGGGVGAAAGTAVGSVLGGSTGEVIGGAVGGGLGGAATTGRAGRTGAILGGAAGGATGAMVGRKVSGTTTGAVVGAGVGGAGGAVVGKVIDEPDPYDRPHRAKKGKKHGHHHGRGHRGHD from the coding sequence ATGAAGCATTACATCAGTTTTAAAGTATTGAGCGTGTTTTTACTGTTATCGACGCAGGTCATGGCGGACAATCTTGAAACAGGCTTAGGTGGGGGAGTCGGTGCTGCAGCCGGTACTGCTGTTGGCAGTGTGCTGGGTGGCTCGACCGGTGAAGTCATTGGCGGCGCTGTGGGCGGCGGACTGGGCGGGGCGGCCACGACTGGGCGCGCTGGAAGAACGGGGGCGATTTTAGGTGGCGCTGCCGGCGGTGCGACGGGGGCAATGGTCGGCCGTAAAGTCAGTGGTACCACAACGGGTGCTGTGGTCGGCGCTGGCGTGGGCGGTGCAGGTGGCGCGGTAGTGGGTAAGGTGATTGACGAGCCGGATCCTTATGACCGTCCGCATCGCGCTAAAAAAGGCAAAAAACATGGTCATCATCATGGCCGCGGACACCGTGGTCACGATTAA
- the hslO gene encoding Hsp33 family molecular chaperone HslO, whose protein sequence is MTKAHSQDYLHPFIFEQSAVRGNCVQLDQSLFTALEHQPLPAALKKTIGEFTAASVLLTATLKMQGKLILQLQSQGALQLLVVECTSDLSIRATAKVNGELEGDTLTDWLKHGQMVITLVPEAGEPYQGIVPLEGDSIASMLENYMLRSQQIDTRLWLAAEGDSAAGLLLQKLPQQQESDLDCWNRVQHLAGTVSDRELLDLDAVTLLQRLFVEEDVRLFSSREVLAYCSCSQTTVTNMLQMLGLAEVRSILDEQGSVQIQCDFCNKHYVVDEQEAMGLFDADDDHALTH, encoded by the coding sequence ATGACAAAAGCACATTCCCAAGACTATCTGCATCCCTTTATTTTTGAACAGTCAGCTGTGCGTGGCAATTGCGTTCAGCTTGATCAAAGCCTGTTTACTGCGTTAGAGCATCAGCCTTTGCCAGCGGCCTTGAAAAAAACCATTGGTGAGTTTACGGCGGCCAGCGTATTGCTCACGGCGACATTAAAAATGCAAGGCAAACTGATTTTGCAATTGCAGAGCCAAGGCGCGCTGCAGTTACTGGTGGTCGAATGCACCTCAGACTTGAGTATTCGTGCCACGGCGAAAGTCAACGGCGAGCTAGAGGGTGACACGCTGACCGATTGGTTGAAACATGGCCAAATGGTGATCACACTTGTACCAGAAGCAGGAGAACCTTATCAAGGCATCGTCCCGCTCGAGGGCGACAGTATTGCCAGCATGCTGGAAAACTATATGTTGCGCTCGCAGCAAATTGATACCCGTCTTTGGCTGGCGGCTGAGGGCGACAGCGCAGCAGGCCTGCTGTTGCAAAAGCTACCGCAACAACAAGAAAGTGATCTCGATTGCTGGAACCGCGTACAGCATTTGGCAGGCACCGTCAGTGACCGTGAGTTGTTGGATTTAGACGCCGTGACCTTGTTGCAGCGCCTATTCGTAGAAGAGGATGTGCGTTTGTTTAGCAGCCGCGAAGTGCTGGCCTATTGCAGCTGCTCACAAACCACAGTCACCAATATGTTGCAAATGCTCGGATTGGCCGAAGTGCGTAGTATTTTGGACGAACAAGGCAGTGTGCAGATTCAATGCGATTTTTGTAATAAACATTATGTGGTGGATGAACAAGAGGCCATGGGCCTATTTGACGCCGACGATGACCATGCGCTCACCCACTAA
- a CDS encoding ammonium transporter: MEALVSANDVLFVLLGAIMVLAMHAGFAFLEVGTVRQKNQVNALVKIMVDFCVSTIAYFFIGYSIAYGIHFFNGAEVLAAKNGYDLVKFFFLLTFAAAIPAIVSGGIAERARFNPQLAATFLIVGLVYPFYEGIAWNNHYGFQDWLKGSFGVGFHDFAGSVVVHAMGGWIALAAVILLGARNGRYTKEGRLHAYPPSNIPFLALGAWILTVGWFGFNVMSAQAIQNISGLVAVNSLMALVGGTLAALVLGKNDPGFVHNGPLAGLVAVCAGSDVMHPLGALVTGAVAGCLFVWAFTVTQNRLKIDDVLGVWPLHGLCGAWGGLAAGIFGCTSLGGMGGVSFMSQLLGTLLGIVIAVVGGVLVYGLLKKFVGIRLDAESEFDGADLSIHKIPSVSGD; the protein is encoded by the coding sequence ATGGAAGCATTAGTGTCAGCAAATGACGTGTTGTTTGTCTTGCTTGGAGCCATCATGGTCCTCGCCATGCATGCGGGGTTTGCCTTTTTAGAAGTCGGCACAGTACGTCAAAAAAACCAAGTTAATGCCTTGGTTAAAATCATGGTGGATTTTTGTGTGTCGACCATTGCCTACTTTTTTATTGGTTACAGCATTGCTTATGGCATTCATTTTTTCAATGGCGCCGAGGTGTTGGCGGCAAAAAATGGCTACGACCTAGTCAAATTCTTTTTCTTGTTAACCTTCGCCGCTGCGATCCCCGCCATCGTCTCTGGTGGCATTGCTGAGCGGGCCAGATTTAATCCGCAGTTAGCAGCCACCTTTCTCATCGTAGGCTTGGTCTATCCCTTTTACGAAGGCATCGCCTGGAACAACCATTATGGCTTTCAAGACTGGTTAAAGGGCAGTTTTGGAGTGGGCTTTCACGATTTTGCCGGCTCGGTCGTCGTGCATGCTATGGGCGGCTGGATTGCGTTAGCTGCAGTGATCTTGCTGGGTGCGCGTAACGGCCGCTACACCAAAGAAGGTCGTTTGCATGCCTATCCTCCTTCAAATATTCCATTTTTGGCATTGGGCGCGTGGATTCTCACCGTCGGCTGGTTCGGTTTTAATGTCATGTCAGCACAGGCCATCCAAAACATCTCAGGCTTGGTCGCAGTCAACTCGCTGATGGCACTGGTTGGCGGCACACTTGCTGCGCTGGTGCTGGGTAAAAATGACCCCGGCTTTGTGCACAACGGCCCGTTGGCCGGGCTGGTTGCCGTCTGTGCTGGCTCCGATGTCATGCACCCACTGGGCGCGTTGGTCACCGGTGCAGTGGCTGGCTGCTTGTTTGTGTGGGCATTTACGGTCACGCAAAACCGCCTCAAAATCGATGATGTGCTTGGCGTATGGCCCCTGCACGGCTTGTGTGGCGCATGGGGTGGCTTGGCCGCTGGTATTTTTGGCTGCACCAGCTTGGGCGGTATGGGCGGTGTGAGTTTCATGAGCCAATTGCTCGGCACACTGCTTGGCATCGTCATTGCCGTGGTCGGTGGTGTGCTGGTCTACGGCTTGTTGAAGAAATTTGTTGGGATTCGTCTGGACGCAGAATCTGAGTTCGACGGCGCTGATTTAAGCATCCATAAAATCCCTTCTGTTTCTGGGGATTGA
- a CDS encoding GGDEF domain-containing protein, with amino-acid sequence MQTPAIPANEIERLHVLRALAILDTKAEERFDRVTRIATRMFNVPIAMVTLVDANRQWFKSCIGLSTTETSRDISFCGHAILGNEAFVIHDATEDIRFHDNPLVIGEPHIRFYAGRPIRTTHGFKIGTLCLVDSQPRTFSAKDINDLDDLACLVESELAAIELAIMDELTELSNRRGFSMLAEKYISYFRRHKVFASLVFIDLNGFKSINDTFGHEVGDQALQAFGKALKHVGRSSDILARLGGDEFVVLLSGTRPPEAHLFIKRLKQYLENVRQQSQQPYQTLFAYGVVEFDPHQPTSVDQLLLEGDALMYQLKKNGTASAS; translated from the coding sequence TTGCAAACACCCGCAATTCCCGCAAATGAAATAGAGCGCTTGCATGTGTTGCGTGCGTTAGCCATTTTGGACACCAAAGCAGAAGAACGCTTTGACCGGGTCACCAGGATTGCCACCCGCATGTTTAATGTACCGATTGCAATGGTCACGCTGGTAGATGCGAATCGCCAATGGTTCAAATCGTGTATCGGTCTGTCAACCACCGAGACATCCAGAGATATCTCCTTTTGCGGCCATGCGATTTTGGGTAATGAAGCCTTTGTGATTCATGATGCCACCGAAGATATTCGGTTTCATGACAACCCGCTCGTCATCGGAGAGCCGCACATTCGATTTTATGCTGGCCGGCCAATTCGCACCACGCATGGGTTTAAAATTGGCACGCTGTGTCTGGTTGATTCGCAGCCGCGCACATTTTCAGCCAAAGATATCAATGACTTGGATGATTTGGCCTGTTTGGTTGAAAGTGAGTTAGCGGCCATTGAATTGGCAATCATGGACGAACTCACTGAATTGAGTAATCGGCGCGGCTTTAGCATGCTGGCAGAAAAATATATCAGTTATTTTCGCCGGCACAAGGTGTTCGCATCGCTGGTGTTTATCGATTTAAATGGCTTTAAAAGCATCAATGATACGTTTGGCCACGAGGTCGGCGATCAAGCGCTACAAGCTTTCGGCAAAGCCTTGAAACATGTCGGACGAAGCTCTGATATTTTAGCCCGGCTGGGCGGCGATGAGTTTGTGGTGTTGCTGTCAGGCACACGGCCGCCTGAGGCGCACTTGTTTATCAAGCGCTTAAAACAGTATTTAGAAAACGTTAGACAGCAATCACAGCAACCCTATCAAACCTTATTTGCATATGGCGTGGTCGAGTTTGACCCGCATCAGCCAACATCGGTAGACCAATTGCTGCTTGAAGGCGATGCCTTAATGTATCAACTGAAAAAAAACGGCACGGCAAGTGCAAGTTAA
- a CDS encoding pseudouridine synthase, with protein sequence MAKLLDLERILHRQGFGTRKMCRILIINQAVTVNGEICDDPDAKFALDDQLHFTVDGDAWQYREHSYLLMHKPAHYECTHKTQFHPTIYTLLPEPLVARGVQCIGRLDEDTTGLILLSDDGQFIHKVSSPKHHVPKVYAVTCKHRLSDEDLQHLLSGVKLIDEEETITALAVTRRTETLIEMTLAEGKYHQVKRMIAAIGNRVEELQRIRIGQLTLPDDLAAGQWRWLSAEDLIAVQS encoded by the coding sequence ATGGCAAAATTATTAGACTTAGAACGTATTCTGCACCGGCAGGGCTTTGGCACGCGTAAGATGTGCCGCATTTTAATCATCAACCAAGCCGTGACGGTCAATGGCGAAATATGCGATGATCCAGACGCTAAGTTTGCACTCGATGACCAGTTGCATTTCACCGTCGATGGCGACGCTTGGCAATATCGTGAACATAGTTATTTGCTCATGCACAAGCCAGCGCACTATGAGTGCACGCACAAAACGCAATTTCATCCCACCATTTACACATTGCTGCCCGAGCCGCTGGTGGCACGGGGCGTACAATGTATCGGTAGGCTGGATGAAGATACCACCGGTTTGATTTTACTGTCTGACGATGGGCAGTTCATTCATAAAGTCAGCTCACCCAAACACCATGTCCCCAAAGTGTATGCCGTCACCTGCAAACATCGTTTGAGTGACGAAGATCTGCAACATTTGTTGTCGGGCGTTAAATTGATCGATGAAGAAGAAACCATTACCGCCCTCGCCGTCACCCGTCGCACAGAAACACTCATAGAAATGACATTGGCCGAAGGCAAATACCATCAGGTCAAGCGAATGATTGCCGCCATTGGCAATCGCGTGGAGGAACTCCAGCGCATCCGTATCGGCCAACTGACCTTACCAGATGATCTAGCCGCTGGCCAATGGCGTTGGTTATCTGCCGAGGACTTAATCGCAGTACAATCCTAA
- a CDS encoding DUF3301 domain-containing protein translates to MAEWALLAILITSAWFWMDSIAKREAALKIGRQLAERCHLQFLDETVACARVGFARDHNGRMQLQRTYTFDVSSQGIERMACHLQLRGAQLVAWHIPPYAAK, encoded by the coding sequence ATGGCTGAATGGGCTTTATTAGCCATTTTAATTACAAGTGCTTGGTTTTGGATGGATTCGATTGCCAAACGTGAGGCGGCATTAAAAATCGGCCGTCAGCTGGCAGAGCGCTGTCACTTGCAGTTTTTGGATGAAACGGTTGCCTGCGCACGCGTGGGTTTCGCGCGCGATCACAATGGCCGCATGCAACTGCAACGCACCTATACGTTTGACGTTTCCAGCCAAGGCATAGAGCGTATGGCCTGTCATTTACAGTTGCGCGGGGCGCAACTGGTGGCTTGGCATATTCCACCTTACGCGGCAAAGTAA
- the sugE gene encoding quaternary ammonium compound efflux SMR transporter SugE, whose amino-acid sequence MTWLVLIIAGLFETAWAIGLKYTDGFSKFWPSFWTILAMVISVWLLGLCVKQLPVGTAYAVWVGIGAVGTVIGGIWLFNEPVSTLRVISLGLIMAGIIGLKLATTTP is encoded by the coding sequence ATGACTTGGCTCGTATTAATTATTGCAGGCTTGTTTGAAACAGCCTGGGCGATTGGCCTGAAATATACCGACGGCTTTTCTAAGTTCTGGCCCTCATTTTGGACAATCCTCGCCATGGTGATCAGCGTCTGGTTACTCGGTCTGTGTGTCAAACAGCTGCCTGTAGGCACCGCCTATGCAGTGTGGGTAGGGATTGGCGCGGTAGGCACGGTGATTGGCGGCATATGGTTATTTAACGAACCAGTGTCAACATTACGTGTCATAAGTTTAGGCTTAATCATGGCCGGTATCATTGGTTTAAAACTGGCCACTACAACTCCTTGA
- a CDS encoding TrmH family RNA methyltransferase, with translation MAFKHITSRDNPVFKQLRKLVDQSRERKKTASSLLEGVHLIEAYWQVYGEPRLLIIPEGQSSVEATGLIQQLADVDTMLLPTLMFAELTPVASSSGVMALVDIPEAVVPSTIDFALLIEDIQDPGNLGSMLRTAAAAGVQIAYLTQGCTDAWSPKALRGGQGAQFVLPVVEGVNALSLVSAFGGQTLALTMQGDSLYQQNLREPLLFAVGNEGAGISKALQSAVDTCITIPMAHQGTLALESLNAAAATAVALFECQRQRLALSLA, from the coding sequence ATGGCTTTTAAACACATTACTTCGCGCGATAACCCCGTCTTTAAACAATTACGCAAACTGGTTGACCAGTCGCGTGAACGGAAGAAAACAGCGTCCAGCCTTTTAGAGGGTGTTCATCTGATTGAGGCTTATTGGCAGGTGTATGGCGAACCGCGGCTGTTGATTATTCCTGAAGGACAGAGCAGTGTAGAGGCGACTGGGCTGATTCAACAGTTAGCGGATGTGGATACCATGTTGTTGCCCACGTTGATGTTTGCCGAATTAACACCAGTGGCTTCCAGCAGCGGCGTGATGGCGCTGGTCGATATTCCTGAGGCTGTTGTGCCATCCACCATAGACTTTGCCCTACTGATTGAAGATATTCAGGACCCGGGCAATCTGGGCAGCATGTTACGCACAGCCGCTGCCGCTGGCGTACAAATTGCCTACCTGACTCAAGGCTGTACCGATGCTTGGTCACCCAAGGCGTTGCGTGGGGGGCAAGGCGCACAATTTGTGCTGCCGGTGGTTGAAGGCGTCAACGCACTGTCTCTGGTGAGTGCGTTTGGCGGTCAGACACTCGCCCTGACCATGCAAGGCGATAGCTTGTACCAACAAAATCTACGTGAGCCGCTGTTGTTTGCGGTAGGGAACGAGGGCGCCGGGATTTCGAAGGCACTTCAATCTGCAGTGGATACTTGCATCACGATTCCGATGGCGCATCAGGGGACATTAGCACTGGAATCACTCAATGCCGCCGCAGCGACCGCCGTGGCCCTGTTTGAGTGCCAGCGCCAACGTTTGGCGCTATCGCTGGCTTAG
- a CDS encoding lipocalin family protein: MLIRPSHYFPILFALLTLSISACTEPLPTQAEQAIISRFDPNQYVGTWYEIARLENRFEKGLEQVTAEYSAEADGTLKVVNRGFDPEKNDWSTATGKAKFVDPPNADGSRTGRLKVSFFGPFYGDYHILELDQPYYNYALVSSGRDYLWILSRTPQLAYPIKQHLMAKAKALGFATEQLLFIRQANQIEYETGRHVMPQQQ; the protein is encoded by the coding sequence ATGCTCATACGCCCTTCGCATTACTTTCCTATCCTTTTTGCACTACTGACACTCTCGATCAGCGCTTGTACTGAACCGTTACCCACGCAGGCCGAACAAGCGATTATTAGCCGTTTTGACCCGAATCAGTATGTGGGGACTTGGTACGAAATCGCTCGTTTGGAAAATCGTTTTGAAAAAGGGCTGGAACAGGTTACCGCTGAATATAGCGCTGAAGCGGACGGCACACTTAAAGTAGTCAATCGGGGCTTCGACCCTGAAAAAAATGACTGGAGCACGGCTACTGGTAAAGCAAAGTTTGTCGATCCACCCAATGCAGATGGCAGCCGCACGGGCCGCCTCAAGGTGTCTTTCTTTGGGCCATTTTATGGCGACTACCATATTCTCGAATTAGACCAACCTTATTACAACTACGCGTTGGTCAGCAGTGGTCGCGACTATCTTTGGATACTCTCGCGTACACCACAATTGGCTTATCCCATTAAACAGCACCTGATGGCAAAAGCCAAAGCGCTGGGTTTTGCCACCGAGCAGCTACTGTTCATCCGTCAAGCCAACCAGATCGAGTACGAAACCGGTCGACATGTGATGCCGCAGCAGCAATAA
- a CDS encoding TniQ family protein: MRTTANEISSGLIIPPLMPDEFLAGYAGRVCKLNDFNDLEALRMHYYKKYLKKNPEHKKQQLLTYLAQELQLTEEFLFKHHSVLKVWQNHLKISNNSFDAHKYWSCTLKADQSTHAFCEKCISEDLNFHGFSYWKTQHQIHGFDVCYKHENEPLKYRQSNNSLRYSPFWNLRSNNSQTNLIDSNSSNNVFINRYQRFIKEYLDSDTILPVRKLSTHLRNTINSDEWKIKRNVDISSPSQYIVDNFPKEWLEIHFSAFFKHNTSKIPALDRCLNPYSADPLTEVTLIILAMAAFLESSDFWSFQAKFQTKHQLRAIPREKDNEILESFIRNGKSIKQTAIDLNLNYDGLRKRLKKIQKGIGTADKNSETTKLLLSQIPIRNYTRQLVHI; encoded by the coding sequence ATGCGTACGACCGCAAATGAAATAAGTTCAGGATTGATAATTCCACCACTAATGCCAGATGAATTTTTGGCTGGATACGCTGGAAGAGTTTGTAAGTTAAATGACTTTAATGACCTTGAAGCTCTGCGAATGCATTATTACAAGAAATATCTAAAGAAAAACCCAGAGCACAAAAAACAACAATTGCTAACTTACTTAGCACAGGAGTTACAACTTACTGAGGAATTTCTATTCAAACACCATAGCGTCCTGAAGGTCTGGCAAAACCACTTAAAAATAAGTAACAACTCATTTGATGCTCATAAATATTGGAGTTGCACTCTCAAGGCAGATCAATCAACTCATGCCTTTTGTGAAAAATGCATATCTGAAGATTTAAACTTCCATGGTTTCAGTTATTGGAAAACGCAACATCAAATACACGGCTTCGACGTTTGTTACAAGCATGAAAATGAACCACTCAAATATAGGCAATCAAATAACTCTCTTCGTTACTCACCATTCTGGAACTTGAGGTCCAACAACTCTCAAACCAATTTAATCGATTCAAACAGTTCAAATAATGTTTTTATCAATAGATATCAGAGATTCATAAAGGAATATCTCGACTCTGACACGATATTGCCTGTCCGTAAACTTTCAACACATCTGCGAAATACAATAAACTCAGATGAGTGGAAAATTAAAAGAAATGTCGATATTTCATCACCATCTCAATACATTGTTGATAACTTTCCAAAAGAATGGCTAGAAATACATTTTTCAGCCTTTTTCAAACATAACACTAGCAAAATACCTGCTTTAGATCGTTGCTTAAATCCGTATAGTGCAGACCCATTAACTGAAGTAACCCTGATAATTCTTGCAATGGCGGCATTCCTTGAGAGCTCAGATTTTTGGTCTTTTCAGGCCAAATTTCAAACCAAACATCAATTACGTGCAATACCGAGAGAAAAAGATAATGAAATTTTAGAATCATTTATACGAAACGGAAAATCTATCAAACAAACAGCAATAGATCTCAATCTTAACTACGATGGATTAAGAAAAAGACTAAAAAAAATACAAAAAGGGATAGGGACTGCTGATAAAAATTCTGAGACAACCAAATTATTGTTGAGTCAAATTCCCATAAGAAATTACACCCGTCAGCTTGTTCATATTTAA
- a CDS encoding TonB-dependent receptor, with translation MKRPATPRLTPRPVLMAFGFLMASAALPVTTLSAAESNVIELETVEVKASKKSDTKPIRGYNAKRSSTATRTDTDLINVPQAITVITRDMMQDQSMQSIADAVRYVPGVQAAQGEGNRDQLVLRGNQTTSDLFVDGMRDDIQTYRDLYNTDRIEVLKGPNGMIFGRGGAGGVINRVSKKAGWDPVKDLSVSYGSFDHRRISADYGQGLTDEVAFRLNAVYENSNSYRDGVDLRRYGFSPTFTIKPGDKTEMVLSAEYFKDERIADRGVPAQATRTGALTTTNADFNRRPFRIGDYDQFFGNAKLSPTETETVAFNAAISHAFDNGVQVKNSSRLAFYDKYYQNVFANSPVSTTGLLSLAAYRDETKRENLINQTDITYTLKTGEVEHNVLGGFEINIQDTRNNRTAPTGTTDDNGTFTSTASSQSPFGVPVNFNRLVRNQQSDFTVMGVYMQDQIVFNPQWQAVIGLRHDRIDTDFRDLRPTAPVSNINVTNNLLSPRAGLIFKPSDNSSIYANYSTSYVPRAGDQLIGLTVSAASFKPEKFVNKEIGAKWDILPSLSLTAAIFKLERENILAADPNSPANNILIDGQETTGLELSLSGKVTDQWQVMAAYTLQEGETTKQQGAGNGAILAGSALALTPTRTFSLWNKYQINDTWAIGVGMVSRSEMYAAPPTASQSTILPGYTRFDAAIFAKLSPKWDAQVNIENLTNKDYALFAHNNNNITPGAPLNARATLNYHF, from the coding sequence ATGAAACGTCCTGCCACTCCCCGTCTCACCCCTCGTCCTGTATTGATGGCCTTTGGTTTTTTGATGGCTAGCGCCGCGCTACCAGTCACAACGTTAAGTGCTGCAGAAAGCAATGTCATCGAGCTAGAAACCGTTGAGGTGAAGGCAAGTAAAAAAAGCGACACCAAGCCCATCAGAGGCTATAACGCCAAACGCTCCAGCACGGCTACCCGTACCGATACCGACTTGATCAATGTGCCGCAAGCCATTACGGTCATTACCCGTGACATGATGCAAGACCAGTCTATGCAAAGCATTGCTGATGCCGTGCGCTATGTGCCCGGCGTGCAAGCCGCACAAGGCGAAGGCAATCGCGATCAACTGGTGTTGCGCGGCAACCAGACCACGAGCGACTTGTTTGTGGATGGCATGCGCGACGACATTCAAACCTATCGTGATTTATACAACACTGACCGTATCGAGGTTTTAAAAGGCCCCAACGGCATGATCTTTGGTCGAGGTGGCGCGGGTGGTGTGATCAATCGGGTCAGCAAAAAAGCCGGTTGGGACCCAGTGAAAGACCTCAGCGTCAGCTATGGCAGCTTTGATCACCGTCGCATCAGCGCAGACTACGGTCAGGGACTGACGGACGAAGTGGCATTCAGACTCAATGCGGTCTATGAAAACTCTAATTCTTACCGTGATGGCGTGGATTTACGACGCTATGGTTTTTCACCGACGTTTACGATCAAGCCAGGCGATAAAACCGAAATGGTATTGAGTGCAGAGTACTTTAAAGACGAGCGCATTGCAGACCGGGGGGTGCCTGCACAGGCAACACGCACGGGCGCACTGACGACAACCAATGCAGATTTTAATCGCCGACCATTCAGAATTGGCGATTATGATCAGTTTTTTGGTAATGCTAAGCTCAGCCCAACCGAGACGGAAACCGTTGCCTTCAATGCAGCAATCAGCCACGCTTTTGATAACGGTGTGCAAGTCAAAAATAGCTCACGATTAGCCTTTTATGATAAGTATTATCAGAATGTTTTTGCTAACAGCCCAGTGAGCACCACAGGCCTACTCAGTCTCGCCGCCTACAGAGATGAAACCAAACGTGAAAATCTGATTAATCAGACGGATATTACTTACACACTGAAAACCGGTGAAGTTGAGCACAATGTATTAGGTGGCTTTGAAATCAATATACAAGATACGCGAAACAACCGTACTGCACCGACGGGAACAACAGACGATAATGGCACATTTACCTCGACCGCATCCTCCCAGTCGCCTTTTGGTGTGCCAGTAAACTTCAATCGGTTGGTGAGAAATCAGCAAAGTGACTTCACAGTAATGGGTGTCTACATGCAAGACCAGATCGTATTTAACCCCCAATGGCAAGCGGTCATAGGCTTGCGGCATGATCGTATTGATACAGACTTCAGGGATCTGAGACCAACAGCGCCTGTGAGTAACATCAACGTAACCAACAACTTACTCTCACCACGCGCTGGTTTAATCTTTAAACCAAGTGACAATAGCTCAATCTATGCGAACTATAGCACCTCATATGTTCCACGCGCCGGCGATCAGCTCATTGGACTTACTGTTTCTGCAGCCAGCTTCAAGCCAGAAAAGTTTGTGAACAAAGAAATTGGTGCCAAGTGGGATATCCTACCATCCCTGTCATTAACGGCTGCAATCTTTAAACTGGAGCGGGAGAACATATTGGCTGCTGACCCAAACTCACCAGCCAATAACATCTTGATCGATGGCCAAGAAACTACTGGCCTAGAGCTTAGTTTGAGCGGAAAAGTTACTGATCAGTGGCAAGTCATGGCTGCTTATACTTTACAAGAAGGCGAAACGACCAAACAGCAAGGGGCTGGTAACGGAGCTATTCTTGCAGGTAGCGCATTAGCGTTAACACCTACTCGCACATTCTCTTTATGGAACAAATACCAAATCAATGATACCTGGGCAATTGGTGTAGGTATGGTGAGTCGTTCAGAGATGTATGCCGCCCCGCCTACTGCAAGCCAAAGCACAATTCTCCCCGGTTATACCCGCTTTGATGCCGCAATTTTTGCCAAGCTCAGCCCCAAGTGGGACGCGCAGGTCAACATTGAGAACCTGACCAACAAAGACTATGCATTGTTTGCGCACAACAACAATAACATTACGCCGGGAGCGCCATTAAATGCGCGTGCGACCTTGAATTACCATTTTTAA